The DNA window CTCGGGGCTCGGCACGCTGAACCACACGGCCCTGACCGTCGCGGCGCTCGACCGGCGCTCGGTGCCCGTCAGCGGCGTCGTCCTCAACGAGTACGAGGGCGCGACGACTGCCGAACGGACGAACCCAGCGGTCATCGAGCGCATGACGGGCGAGTCCGTCGCCACGCTCCCGCCACTGGCGACCGGCAAGCCCACAGCGGTCGTCGACGGTGTCAGGAATCACGTCCCGCGGTCGCTGGTGCCGGCCTTCGAGTGACGGGAACGGAGCGGTGAAGCCCGGGGACCGTACCCGTTCCCGGCATCGCCGCGACCGCCGGACGCCGAATCTCCACTCGAAGCAGAGGGGTGTGAAAACACGTGCCACACCACGCCCGGCAGCTGTGCCCGACGTGGTGGGCAACCGCCCGGCTCGCTGTCGGAGTCGCTCGCGTAGCGGGGGTGGTCGCTCGGATAGCGGTTCCGGGAGCGGGCCTAGCCCGCTAGTTCGTGTTCGGGTCGCCGTCCTCACCGGGTTCGACCGCGTCGACGCCCTCGGCGGCCTCGACCGCCTCGGTCACCTTCTCGGTGTCGACGTGCCAGCGGTCGACGTCCGAGTCGAAGTCGGCCAGCCGGTTCGAGACGCGCATCTTCAGGTCGTCGTCGTTGACGTTGACCTCGAAGACGTATTCCGGGGCCTCCTCGTCGCCGATGCGCCGGAGGTTCGCGCTCACGAGCGGGTTGTCGAAGTAGTAGGGCGCGATCTGTGTCATCACGTTGCGGTAGACCGTGTCCTCGACCTTGCGCAGCGCCTTCCGTCCGGCCGAGTCGGCCGCGCGGGCGACGTAATCGACGGACTCGCCCCACTTGTCGATAGCCTCGTCGGGTTCGTCGAGGTTCTCGTAGGACTCCGAGAGCTTCTCGCCGGCTTTCTGGAGGTCCTCGTCGGGCTCCTTGCCGGCCTGCTCCCCCTTGCCCTCGTCGATGCTGGCCTGTTCGGCCGTCTTCTCGTTGACGTCCTCGTCGAGGCGTTCGTGGGTCTTGGGCCGCCAGTCGTCGAACTCCGCCAGGGCGTCGTCGTCGATGTCCGCCTCGACCTCCTCGTCGCCGAGCACATCCTGGAGTGCCTGCGTGATGCGCTCGCCGTGCTCGACCACGTCGACCCAGCCGCCGTGTGTCTTGAATCCTGAGACGCTCTCTTCGATATCTGCCATTGTAGAAAGTACGGACGGTGTGGTACCGTGTGGTCGGTAGTTGTCGCCGGGACTGGTTAAGCGTTTCCGCCGCGGCGTCGGCCGGCAGGCAGGCGGCCGACGAGCGTGTGACCGAGGGTCACGACGCGGCGGCCGGTTGTTCCGTTTATCCGTCTCC is part of the Haloarcula salinisoli genome and encodes:
- a CDS encoding DUF5828 family protein; translation: MADIEESVSGFKTHGGWVDVVEHGERITQALQDVLGDEEVEADIDDDALAEFDDWRPKTHERLDEDVNEKTAEQASIDEGKGEQAGKEPDEDLQKAGEKLSESYENLDEPDEAIDKWGESVDYVARAADSAGRKALRKVEDTVYRNVMTQIAPYYFDNPLVSANLRRIGDEEAPEYVFEVNVNDDDLKMRVSNRLADFDSDVDRWHVDTEKVTEAVEAAEGVDAVEPGEDGDPNTN